The following coding sequences lie in one Acipenser ruthenus chromosome 47, fAciRut3.2 maternal haplotype, whole genome shotgun sequence genomic window:
- the LOC117966225 gene encoding midnolin-like isoform X1: MDQHPRTRSCSSRGATACEAIPNEPPMNLYIHTTTGTRFELTVPLEETVQGLNKRLSQRLKVPKERLALLHKETRLSSGKLQDFGITDGSKLTLVPTVEAGLMSQASRPEQSVMQALESLTETQVRVSDFLSGRSPLTLALRVGDHMMFVQLQLAAQQSGAQQQAQHRHVITRGEGGASTAGPSSGQHPRTGHHPPHSHPHPHPAPSAATATPASARQTVPPSSSPAAAPLYCPPARPSPLSAGMFQSQNPGETPASATAASPCPETTARSSKPKTKTDSSKSTSSTTSPGRSRKPGAIIESFVNHAPGVFSGTFSGTLHPNCQDSTGRPRRDIGTILQILNDLLSATRHYQGVPPSLTQLRCQTQCSPASPVPSPPPSPPATGGASLSASLSAKATSVPSASKPSLHPLQCQSQIRMCKPSGDRLRQTENRATRCKVERLQLLMQQKRLRRKARRDSRGPYHWLPNRKSSRSNSNSSVSSEGSMDMDFEDSLWKPDVKADMKSEFVVV; encoded by the exons ATGGACCAGCACCCCAGGACCAGGAGCTGCAGCAGCCGAGGAGCCACCGCCTGTGAGGCCATCCCAAACGAGCCGCCCATGAATTTGTACATCCACACCACTACCGGGACCCGCTTCGAACTGACCGTCCCTTTAGAGGAGACGGTACAAGGGCTCAACAAGAGATTATCGCAGAGACTCAAAGTCCCGAAAGAAAGACTCGCGCTCCTGCACAAAGAAAC GCGGCTGAGTTCAGGAAAGCTTCAAGACTTTGGCATAACGGATGGTAGCAAGTTAACACTTGTCCCAACAGTGGAAGCCGGTCTCATG TCCCAAGCGTCAAGACCCGAACAGTCCGTAATGCAAGCGCTGGAAAGTTTAACAGAAACTCAGGTACGT GTCAGTGACTTCCTGTCGGGACGGTCGCCCCTGACCCTGGCTCTGCGCGTGGGCGATCACATGATGTTCGTGCAGCTGCAGCTGGCTGCGCAGCAGTCCGGGGCACAGCAGCAAGCGCAGCATCGCCACGTCATCACAAGGGGGGAGGGTGGAGCGTCCACAGCAGGGCCCAGCAGCGGGCAGCACCCCAGGACCGGGCATCACCCCCCCCACTCGCACCCTCACCCACACCCTGCCCCCTCTGCTGCCACTGCAACCCCAGCCAGCGCCAGACAGACGGTGCCCCCCAGCTCTTCTCCCGCTGCAGCCCCCCTCTACTGCCCCCCAGCCCGGCCCTCCCCGCTTTCTGCGGGCATGTTCCAGTCGCAGAACCCGGGCGAGACCCCCGCCAGCGCCACGGCAGCCAGCCCCTGCCCAGAGACGACTGCGCGAAGCAGCAAACCAAAAACCAAG actgaCTCCTCCAAAAGCACCAGTAGCACTACCAGCCCGGGACGGTCCCGCAAACCTGGCGCCATCATCGAGAGTTTCGTCAACCACGCTCCAGGGGTCTTCTCAGGAACTTTCTCAG gcaCTTTGCACCCGAACTGTCAGGACAGCACCGGTCGGCCGCGACGGGACATTGGCACCATCCTGCAGATCCTCAACGACCTCCTGAGCGCCACTCGGCACTACCAGGGCGTGCCCCCCTCTCTCACCCAGCTCCGCTGCCAGACCCAGTGCAGCCCTGCCTCGCCCGtgccctccccccctccctctccccctgccaCCGGGGGAGCCAGCCTCTCCGCAAGCCTCTCTGCCAAAGCTACCTCAGTGCCCAGCGCCAGCAAGCCCAGCCTGCACCCCCTGCAGTGCCAGAGCCAGATCCGCATGTGCAAGCCCAGCG GCGACCGCTTGCGTCAGACAGAGAACCGCGCCACGCGCTGCAAGGTGGAGCGTCTGCAGCTGCTGATGCAGCAGAAGCGCCTGCGCAGGAAGGCTCGCCGTGACTCCCGTGGCCCCTACCACTGGCTGCCCAACCGCAAGTCCAGccgcagcaacagcaacagcagcgtGTCCAGCGAGGGCAGCATGGACATGGACTTCGAGGACTCACTGTGGAAGCCGGACGTCAAGGCGGACATGAAATCCGAATTTGTGGTGGTGTGA
- the LOC117966225 gene encoding midnolin-like isoform X2, producing the protein MDQHPRTRSCSSRGATACEAIPNEPPMNLYIHTTTGTRFELTVPLEETVQGLNKRLSQRLKVPKERLALLHKETRLSSGKLQDFGITDGSKLTLVPTVEAGLMSQASRPEQSVMQALESLTETQVSDFLSGRSPLTLALRVGDHMMFVQLQLAAQQSGAQQQAQHRHVITRGEGGASTAGPSSGQHPRTGHHPPHSHPHPHPAPSAATATPASARQTVPPSSSPAAAPLYCPPARPSPLSAGMFQSQNPGETPASATAASPCPETTARSSKPKTKTDSSKSTSSTTSPGRSRKPGAIIESFVNHAPGVFSGTFSGTLHPNCQDSTGRPRRDIGTILQILNDLLSATRHYQGVPPSLTQLRCQTQCSPASPVPSPPPSPPATGGASLSASLSAKATSVPSASKPSLHPLQCQSQIRMCKPSGDRLRQTENRATRCKVERLQLLMQQKRLRRKARRDSRGPYHWLPNRKSSRSNSNSSVSSEGSMDMDFEDSLWKPDVKADMKSEFVVV; encoded by the exons ATGGACCAGCACCCCAGGACCAGGAGCTGCAGCAGCCGAGGAGCCACCGCCTGTGAGGCCATCCCAAACGAGCCGCCCATGAATTTGTACATCCACACCACTACCGGGACCCGCTTCGAACTGACCGTCCCTTTAGAGGAGACGGTACAAGGGCTCAACAAGAGATTATCGCAGAGACTCAAAGTCCCGAAAGAAAGACTCGCGCTCCTGCACAAAGAAAC GCGGCTGAGTTCAGGAAAGCTTCAAGACTTTGGCATAACGGATGGTAGCAAGTTAACACTTGTCCCAACAGTGGAAGCCGGTCTCATG TCCCAAGCGTCAAGACCCGAACAGTCCGTAATGCAAGCGCTGGAAAGTTTAACAGAAACTCAG GTCAGTGACTTCCTGTCGGGACGGTCGCCCCTGACCCTGGCTCTGCGCGTGGGCGATCACATGATGTTCGTGCAGCTGCAGCTGGCTGCGCAGCAGTCCGGGGCACAGCAGCAAGCGCAGCATCGCCACGTCATCACAAGGGGGGAGGGTGGAGCGTCCACAGCAGGGCCCAGCAGCGGGCAGCACCCCAGGACCGGGCATCACCCCCCCCACTCGCACCCTCACCCACACCCTGCCCCCTCTGCTGCCACTGCAACCCCAGCCAGCGCCAGACAGACGGTGCCCCCCAGCTCTTCTCCCGCTGCAGCCCCCCTCTACTGCCCCCCAGCCCGGCCCTCCCCGCTTTCTGCGGGCATGTTCCAGTCGCAGAACCCGGGCGAGACCCCCGCCAGCGCCACGGCAGCCAGCCCCTGCCCAGAGACGACTGCGCGAAGCAGCAAACCAAAAACCAAG actgaCTCCTCCAAAAGCACCAGTAGCACTACCAGCCCGGGACGGTCCCGCAAACCTGGCGCCATCATCGAGAGTTTCGTCAACCACGCTCCAGGGGTCTTCTCAGGAACTTTCTCAG gcaCTTTGCACCCGAACTGTCAGGACAGCACCGGTCGGCCGCGACGGGACATTGGCACCATCCTGCAGATCCTCAACGACCTCCTGAGCGCCACTCGGCACTACCAGGGCGTGCCCCCCTCTCTCACCCAGCTCCGCTGCCAGACCCAGTGCAGCCCTGCCTCGCCCGtgccctccccccctccctctccccctgccaCCGGGGGAGCCAGCCTCTCCGCAAGCCTCTCTGCCAAAGCTACCTCAGTGCCCAGCGCCAGCAAGCCCAGCCTGCACCCCCTGCAGTGCCAGAGCCAGATCCGCATGTGCAAGCCCAGCG GCGACCGCTTGCGTCAGACAGAGAACCGCGCCACGCGCTGCAAGGTGGAGCGTCTGCAGCTGCTGATGCAGCAGAAGCGCCTGCGCAGGAAGGCTCGCCGTGACTCCCGTGGCCCCTACCACTGGCTGCCCAACCGCAAGTCCAGccgcagcaacagcaacagcagcgtGTCCAGCGAGGGCAGCATGGACATGGACTTCGAGGACTCACTGTGGAAGCCGGACGTCAAGGCGGACATGAAATCCGAATTTGTGGTGGTGTGA